The genomic stretch AAAACCGTATAATCCAGTTCTGTTTTATCTTTTTTAGCGGCAAATATTTCTTTGAATTTTATATAGTTATTATTTATCCTTCTAAATACATCTGCTTGTACTGCTGTGGAATCGGGTCTTAGATTGGCTCCGGTGACAATAAGTTTTTTAACCTTTTCCGGATGTCTCATGCTTAGTAAAAGACCATTAATTCCCCCATCACTCCAACCGATCACAAAAGCCGAATCAATTTTCATCTTTTGCAGTAACTCTGCATAATCATCAGCCATCATTTCATACGTAAGGGCTTTTCCTCTATCTGTTGATTTTCCTTGCGCCCTGCTATCGGCAACAATTACTTTATAATGTTTTGAAAAGAAAGGAATCTGTTTGGAAAAATCTACAATGGAGCCTCCATTTCCATGAATAAGAAGTAAGGGCTGGCCTTCCCCATAAGTTTCACAATACATTTTGATGCCATTAACATCATAATATTGACCAGCTTTTGGATAGTTACCATAATCGGATTTTTCTAAAAGTTGAGTATATTCTTTTTTGAGCTTTGGAACATCAGTCTGTGCTGATAATAAAGCGGGCAGCATAGCGAGAAAAAATAATATCGGTTTCATAATTAATAGTAGAATTAAATTGTTGATGATATTCAATTCCCTCGATGAGTAGAAAAACAATAAGATGTTGTTACATAGTTGATTAAATGATTTAATCTTCACGGGAAATATTAAACTTCGTGCATGAACTTTTGCCTGTCTAACAATACTTCATCACTTTCCCGGTGGTCCGGATCATCAATACAGCAGTCTACCGGGCATACAGCCTTACATTGAGGCTCTTCATGGAATCCTTTGCACTCTGTACATTTTCCGGAAACAATATAATAAACTTCATCTGATATAGCCTGATTGTAAGTTCCTGCATCAGCTTCAGTCCCATCCGGAAAAGTTATATGACCCGAAAGTTTGGTTTTATCCTGCCAACGCCAGTCGATGGCTCCTTCATAGATGGCTGAATTGGGGCATTCTGGCTCACATGCACCACAATTGATACAGTCATCGGTTATTTTTATTGCCATATTTTTATTATTAAATGTTGTAAAAAAGGGATTTCTTCAACGTACTGTTAGAAATCCCTACTAAACTTAATTAAAACAGTTCTAACAATTTATAGCATCATAAACTGTGCAAACTTGTATTTTGAATCTGTTAATTTGCTGCAATTTCTATGGAGAGTCCATCCATTTGAGCTGTCAGATAGACTTGACAGGCTAATCTGCTGGTTTCCTTAGAGGTAAAGAGTTCTGAAAGAAGGGCATCTTCCACATCATTTTTTTCACCCATTGATGTCATTCCATTCAAAACATAGCAATGACAGGTGGCGCAGATTGCCATTCCGCCACACATTGCTTCCATAGGCAGTTCATAAGCTTTACAGATATCTTTTAAGGTAAGTCCCATCTCCAGTGGGCAGATCAGGGTATACAGAATACCAGTCTGATCCGTTACAGTGATTGTAATTTCATCTTTCATGGTGATTAATCAATCGTTGCTACTATTTGCTTTTCTGCTTGTTTCCTGGTTCCGTCAAAACCTTCAACACCACTTACAGTAGTATATTTTAGCACAAACTTCTTATTAGGATTCAATCGCTGATATATACTTTGGCAGGCAATGGCTGCTTCATGAAATCCACATAAAATCAGCTTCATTTTAAAAGGATAAGTATTGATATCTCCCACAGCATAGACTCCACCAATATTGGTTTGAAAATCTGTACTGTTATCCACCTTAATTGCATTTTTTTCAAGCTCAAGTCCCCAATCTGTTAAAGGACCAAGCTTAGGAACCAATCCAAATAAAGGAATAAAATGATCTGCTTCAATGGATTGAATAACACCTTCTTTTTCTACTACAATTTCCTGTAAAGCCTCTTCTCCTTTAAGTCCAATAACTTCTGCGGGAGTGATCAGGTTGATTCTTCCTTGCTGCTTCAATTTTTTCACTTTTTCTACTGAATCCAAAGCTCCTCTGAATTCATTTCGTCTGTGAATTAAAGTCAATGATGATGCCATTTCTGCAAGATGTATGGCCCAATCCAAAGCAGAATCTCCGCCTCCGGCAATCACTACACGCTTTCCTGAATAATCTTCGGGATGTTTGATGAAATAATTGACCCCGCGGTTTTCATATAAAGAAATAGTTTCAATAGGTGGTTTTTTAGGTTCAAAACTTCCGAGTCCGCCTGCAATAACAACTGCTTTCGCTCTATGTTTTGTTCCTTTGTCTGTAATGACCTCAAACAGATTTTCTTGCAGCTTCAGAAGGTGTACTGCCGTTTCATTGAAGGTAAAACCGGGCTCAAACTGTTTAATCTGTTCGTATAGATTATCAATCAGTTCACCAGCCAGTACACTTGGAAATCCGGGAATGTCAAATATGGGTTTCTTAGGATATAATTCTGATAACTGGCCTCCCATCTGTGGCAATGCATCAATAATATGACAACGCATTTTGAGAAGGCCGGCTTCAAAAACTGTAAATAACCCTGCAGGGCCGGCACCAATGATCAGTATATCTGTTTCTATCATATTATGATTGATTTATTGTTGTTTTTTCTATTTTCTTTGTGGTTGCTATGCTGACAAGTCTATCAAGCTTACCAGAATAGAATGCTGAGATTTGTTTTGGATTTTCATTGTCAAATAATGATGTTCTGAGAATCGGAACACTGAATGGGAGAGGCCAGGCACGTAGTGATTTGGCAATGGTATCCATTGCATTGATTCCCTGCATAGCCTGTAAACCATCTGCCCAGCATACCAATCCTATGGTTTTGTCTGTAAGATAAGGTTCATAAGTATTGGCTGTCACTTCCAGCCAGTCAAGGCAGTTTTTCATCACCCCCGGAATACTTCCGTGATAAAGGGGGGCCAGCCAGAAATGAAGATCCGCATCCTGAAATAACTGTGTCATTCGTTCAACAGCCAGAGGGGTCTTGTTTAGAGTGACATCAAATAAAGGAATTCCGGAATCTGCGAGCATAAAAATATCAGTGCGAATCTCAAGAGCTTCAAGCTGCTGTGATAGATAAGCAGAGATCAATCCAGAAGTAGATTCCGTTCTTCTTTCCAGAGATCCGTTGAATATGATTGCTTTCATTTTGTTTTATTTTTTAAAAATTACTTTGGGCAACCCTATTTCGCCATACATCAGGCTTTTGGCTAATGGGGTTAATAGTTCAGTGGCTAATAAATAGAGTGCAGGATGATGGGAGGAATTGGCTCTGACAACCACTTTCTGACCTTTAAAATGTCTTAGGTCCGCATAGATGAGACGACGTTTCCAGAGATCCAGCAGAACAGTTTCAGCATTGTTTAAATCTACATAAGCAGCATAGGGTGATAATTTTTCCATGAGAAACATATAGGCCCAAGGTGGAACAATCGCCTCTGTTGAACAAATAATGGCAACAGCCTTATTTTTATACACAGAATAATCTACTGCTGCAATTGATTCCTTAAATTCTTTTTCCTTGACTATCATTCCCATAAAAAGATGATCTCTGATATCTAATTCTACAATTTCAGTTGTGGGTTTATAATCTGAAAAATCAAAAGCAATAATGCCGGAAGCTTTTGCTTTATTTATGAAGGTCTGAGTATCCATTGTAAGCAATATTGGTATTTACTATCTTATTTTTGAAAGGGCTTCTTCATATTTTTTTTCCACAGATGCCCAATCTAATACGGACCAGAAAGAATCCAGATAATCAGCTCTTTTGTTCTGATAAGCGAGATAATAGGCGTGTTCCCAAACATCAATTCCAAGGATTGGAAAGCCTCTGTTTACCGGGAGAATATCCATCATAGGGTTATCCTGATTGGGGGTAGCACTTACCGCAACAGATCCGTTGAACTTTACATACAGCCAAACCCATCCTGATCCGAATTGTCCAAGTCCTGC from Chryseobacterium indologenes encodes the following:
- a CDS encoding alpha/beta fold hydrolase, whose product is MKPILFFLAMLPALLSAQTDVPKLKKEYTQLLEKSDYGNYPKAGQYYDVNGIKMYCETYGEGQPLLLIHGNGGSIVDFSKQIPFFSKHYKVIVADSRAQGKSTDRGKALTYEMMADDYAELLQKMKIDSAFVIGWSDGGINGLLLSMRHPEKVKKLIVTGANLRPDSTAVQADVFRRINNNYIKFKEIFAAKKDKTELDYTVLKLKRLLNEQPNIDPKSLKDIKVPVLVIGGDYDVIKPEHTLEIFKNIPKANLWILPDSGHATLVVYSDEFNTKADNFFKTRFRTIKDRGREF
- a CDS encoding 4Fe-4S dicluster domain-containing protein, translated to MAIKITDDCINCGACEPECPNSAIYEGAIDWRWQDKTKLSGHITFPDGTEADAGTYNQAISDEVYYIVSGKCTECKGFHEEPQCKAVCPVDCCIDDPDHRESDEVLLDRQKFMHEV
- a CDS encoding 2Fe-2S iron-sulfur cluster-binding protein, whose product is MKDEITITVTDQTGILYTLICPLEMGLTLKDICKAYELPMEAMCGGMAICATCHCYVLNGMTSMGEKNDVEDALLSELFTSKETSRLACQVYLTAQMDGLSIEIAAN
- a CDS encoding NAD(P)/FAD-dependent oxidoreductase, whose product is MIETDILIIGAGPAGLFTVFEAGLLKMRCHIIDALPQMGGQLSELYPKKPIFDIPGFPSVLAGELIDNLYEQIKQFEPGFTFNETAVHLLKLQENLFEVITDKGTKHRAKAVVIAGGLGSFEPKKPPIETISLYENRGVNYFIKHPEDYSGKRVVIAGGGDSALDWAIHLAEMASSLTLIHRRNEFRGALDSVEKVKKLKQQGRINLITPAEVIGLKGEEALQEIVVEKEGVIQSIEADHFIPLFGLVPKLGPLTDWGLELEKNAIKVDNSTDFQTNIGGVYAVGDINTYPFKMKLILCGFHEAAIACQSIYQRLNPNKKFVLKYTTVSGVEGFDGTRKQAEKQIVATID
- a CDS encoding NADPH-dependent FMN reductase, with amino-acid sequence MKAIIFNGSLERRTESTSGLISAYLSQQLEALEIRTDIFMLADSGIPLFDVTLNKTPLAVERMTQLFQDADLHFWLAPLYHGSIPGVMKNCLDWLEVTANTYEPYLTDKTIGLVCWADGLQAMQGINAMDTIAKSLRAWPLPFSVPILRTSLFDNENPKQISAFYSGKLDRLVSIATTKKIEKTTINQS
- a CDS encoding DUF2480 family protein, yielding MDTQTFINKAKASGIIAFDFSDYKPTTEIVELDIRDHLFMGMIVKEKEFKESIAAVDYSVYKNKAVAIICSTEAIVPPWAYMFLMEKLSPYAAYVDLNNAETVLLDLWKRRLIYADLRHFKGQKVVVRANSSHHPALYLLATELLTPLAKSLMYGEIGLPKVIFKK